One genomic region from Sulfurimonas sp. hsl 1-7 encodes:
- the rnhA gene encoding ribonuclease HI, translating to MKKVTLFSDGSALGNPGPGGFGAILRYGDKEKEIVGSEEHTTNNRMELRGVIEGLKALKQPCDVEIVSDSSYVVKGINEWLDNWVKRNFKKVKNPDLWQEYIEVSKPHKINAHWVRGHDGHIENERCDKLARDAAEAVKNL from the coding sequence GTGAAGAAAGTAACTCTTTTCAGTGATGGAAGTGCTTTAGGCAATCCAGGACCGGGTGGTTTTGGAGCAATTCTTCGTTACGGAGATAAAGAAAAAGAGATCGTCGGAAGTGAAGAACATACTACCAACAATAGAATGGAACTTCGAGGTGTTATAGAAGGGTTAAAAGCTTTGAAACAACCTTGTGATGTTGAAATCGTAAGTGATTCATCCTATGTAGTTAAAGGGATCAATGAATGGTTAGACAACTGGGTTAAACGGAACTTTAAAAAGGTAAAAAACCCTGATTTGTGGCAAGAGTATATTGAGGTATCAAAGCCACATAAGATAAATGCTCATTGGGTACGGGGACATGATGGGCACATAGAAAACGAGAGATGTGACAAACTAGCTCGTGATGCTGCCGAGGCAGTGAAAAATTTATAA
- the rnc gene encoding ribonuclease III has protein sequence MHKKIDTLEKKLGYEFKDKNLIIEALTHKSYKQPYDNERLEFLGDAVLDLVVGEYLFRKFRNSDEGKLSKIRASLVNETGFDKLARALRLGDYILLSNAEDNNGGREKSSLLSNAFEAIMGAIYLEAGLEKVQEISIKLIEENHEEISLDSLFRDFKTTLQELTQARFGITPEYKVLASRGPDHKKEFEVGVYIEDKEYARAIGKSKKIAQQEAAKLAVEMLKKEK, from the coding sequence ATGCACAAGAAAATAGATACGTTAGAAAAAAAGTTAGGGTATGAGTTTAAAGATAAAAATCTCATTATCGAAGCGCTGACACATAAAAGCTATAAACAGCCCTACGATAATGAGCGTTTAGAGTTTCTAGGTGATGCTGTACTCGACTTAGTAGTGGGGGAATATCTTTTTAGAAAGTTTAGAAACTCTGATGAGGGAAAGCTCTCAAAAATTCGTGCTTCGCTTGTAAATGAAACAGGTTTTGATAAATTGGCACGTGCTTTACGATTGGGTGATTACATTCTTTTATCGAATGCCGAAGACAACAACGGTGGTAGAGAAAAGTCATCACTCCTTTCAAATGCTTTTGAAGCAATTATGGGTGCGATTTATCTTGAAGCAGGATTAGAAAAAGTGCAGGAGATCTCTATAAAACTGATTGAAGAGAATCATGAAGAGATTTCTCTTGATTCACTTTTTAGAGACTTTAAAACAACTCTACAGGAACTAACACAAGCACGTTTTGGAATCACTCCTGAGTATAAAGTACTGGCATCTCGCGGACCTGATCATAAAAAAGAGTTTGAAGTAGGCGTTTATATTGAAGATAAAGAGTATGCAAGAGCTATCGGTAAAAGCAAAAAGATAGCACAGCAGGAAGCGGCAAAGCTGGCAGTAGAGATGTTAAAGAAGGAAAAATAA